In Nicotiana tabacum cultivar K326 chromosome 11, ASM71507v2, whole genome shotgun sequence, a single window of DNA contains:
- the LOC142165997 gene encoding secreted RxLR effector protein 161-like, whose amino-acid sequence MDMGIIGSILYLTASRPDIVFSVGLCARFQSNSKESHRKAAKRILRYFKGTQNLVLDYPSGENFNLIGYADIDYAGYLVDRKSTYGMAHFLGSCFILWGTRKQNSIALSTAKAEYVAAASCYGYSLWIKQQLEDFCVYIDCVPLLCDNTSALNMAKNPVQQKRTKHIDVRYHFLRDYVEKGLICIRFCCIEDQIIDIFTKALSREHLEKQDGTGVT is encoded by the coding sequence ATGGATATGGGAATCATTGGATCTATACTCTACCTTACTGCTAGCAGGCCAGACATTGTATTTAGTGTGGGATTATGTGCAAGATTCCAATCAAATTCTAAGGAATCTCATCGGAAGGCTGCTAAGAGAATTCTGAGATATTTTAAGGGCACACAGAACCTAGTTCTGGACTATCCTTCAGGTGAAAATTTCAACCTTATTGGTTATGCTGACATTGATTATGCAGGCTATCTGGTGGACAGGAAAAGCACATATGGAATGGCTCATTTTCTTGGATCATGTTTTATCTTATGGGGTACAAGGAAACAAAACTCAATAGCTCTCTCAACAGCTAAAGCAGAATATGTTGCAGCGGCCTCGTGCTATGGTTATTCACTGTGGATCAAGCAACAATTGGAAGATTTTTGTGTATACATTGATTGTGTACCGCTTTtatgtgacaacaccagtgctctcaacatggcaaagaacccGGTTCAACAGAAGAGAACCAAGCACATCGATGTCAGATACCATTTTCTTAGGGACTATGTGGAAAAGGGTCTTATTTGTATAAGATTTTGTTGCATAGAAGATCAAATTATAGATATCTTCACTAAAGCTCTGAGTAGGGAACACCTTGAAAAACAAGATGGCACTGGGGTTACTTAA